A genome region from Streptosporangiales bacterium includes the following:
- a CDS encoding DUF2637 domain-containing protein, translated as MRWSTAGAVLCVAAVATIVSYDHAYALVRAYGEDGTTARLVPLTVDGLIYASSMVLLHAARRNVPVPNLARWLLGLGIVATLAANAAHGIGSGPVGAVVAAWPAVALVGSYELLMLIIRSTGPISADVPSPECVPQPVPEANPLQRQAADTFADDLATGHVPSIRTIRARMRIGQPRAQLVRAYLASLASEAEVAS; from the coding sequence ATCCGATGGTCGACCGCTGGCGCTGTCCTGTGCGTCGCCGCTGTTGCAACCATCGTCTCCTACGACCACGCTTACGCACTTGTCCGCGCCTACGGCGAAGACGGGACGACCGCCCGTCTCGTTCCTTTGACCGTCGACGGGCTGATCTACGCCAGTTCGATGGTGCTGTTGCACGCGGCGCGGCGGAACGTACCCGTACCGAACCTGGCCCGCTGGCTGCTCGGTCTCGGCATCGTCGCGACGCTCGCCGCGAATGCTGCCCACGGTATTGGCAGTGGTCCGGTAGGCGCCGTCGTGGCCGCGTGGCCGGCCGTCGCGCTCGTCGGGTCGTACGAACTGCTGATGCTGATCATCCGCAGCACGGGTCCCATATCCGCCGACGTACCCAGTCCTGAGTGCGTACCCCAGCCCGTACCCGAGGCGAACCCGCTGCAACGGCAGGCAGCCGACACGTTCGCTGACGATCTCGCCACCGGACACGTGCCGTCCATTCGCACCATCCGAGCCCGGATGCGCATCGGCCAGCCGCGGGCCCAACTCGTACGCGCGTATCTCGCCTCACTCGCCAGTGAAGCGGAGGTGGCGTCTTGA
- a CDS encoding UPF0104 family protein, which yields MPCQRGAPMRMSRTWWTLVRVLSGVAIVAALLWRLGTGPFLAAVGLISGWSLAAASGIAVLTTVCCAWRWRLVARGLGLGVSLPGAVAAYYRSQFLNTTLPGGVVGDVHRGVRHGCDVGNVGRGLRAVVWERFAGQLVQAMLTLLVLLLLPSPVRSSMPVVAAAVIAGALGALLLIRVLPGGGTSRWTRMLHAVSADIREGLTARRVWPGVVLASTVVVVGHAAMFLIAARTAGASASTIRLLPLALLVLVAAAVPTNIGGWGPREGVAAAAFGLAGLGAAQGVTTAVVYGVMALVASLPGAAVLIAMSLGRRIRALESRPATTVSARLPREAVATVIDTGEPVDTRHVGKDSEARC from the coding sequence ATGCCATGTCAGAGAGGGGCGCCGATGCGGATGAGTCGGACCTGGTGGACGTTGGTGCGCGTGCTGAGCGGCGTCGCGATCGTCGCCGCCCTGCTCTGGCGGTTGGGCACCGGCCCGTTCCTCGCCGCCGTTGGCCTGATCAGCGGGTGGTCACTGGCGGCGGCGTCCGGCATCGCGGTGCTGACCACGGTGTGCTGCGCATGGCGTTGGAGGTTGGTTGCCCGCGGTCTGGGCCTCGGCGTGTCGCTGCCGGGCGCGGTCGCCGCGTACTACCGGTCGCAGTTCCTCAACACGACGTTGCCCGGCGGCGTGGTCGGCGATGTACACCGCGGGGTGCGGCACGGTTGCGACGTCGGCAATGTCGGCCGGGGCCTGCGTGCCGTCGTCTGGGAACGCTTCGCCGGACAGCTTGTGCAGGCGATGTTGACGTTGCTCGTGCTCCTCTTGCTCCCGTCTCCGGTGCGCTCGTCCATGCCGGTGGTCGCTGCCGCTGTCATTGCAGGTGCGTTGGGCGCCCTGCTGCTGATTCGGGTGCTGCCTGGCGGCGGGACGTCGCGCTGGACGCGGATGCTGCACGCAGTGTCCGCCGATATCCGCGAGGGGCTGACGGCGCGGCGGGTCTGGCCCGGCGTCGTGCTTGCGTCCACCGTGGTCGTGGTGGGCCATGCGGCAATGTTCCTGATCGCCGCACGAACGGCCGGAGCGAGCGCATCGACGATCCGACTGCTGCCGCTCGCCCTGCTGGTGCTCGTGGCCGCGGCGGTGCCGACGAACATCGGCGGGTGGGGGCCACGGGAGGGTGTCGCCGCAGCGGCCTTCGGCCTGGCAGGGCTGGGCGCGGCCCAGGGCGTCACCACCGCCGTCGTGTACGGCGTCATGGCGCTCGTCGCCAGTCTGCCCGGCGCTGCCGTGTTGATCGCGATGTCGCTGGGTCGGCGCATCCGGGCACTCGAGTCCCGCCCAGCGACGACTGTTTCAGCGAGGCTACCGAGAGAAGCGGTCGCGACCGTGATCGACACAGGCGAGCCGGTGGATACGCGCCACGTCGGTAAGGACTCGGAGGCCCGATGCTAG
- a CDS encoding methyltransferase domain-containing protein — MTAATVGVSPQWLQLREPADAAARAVELVEQVRQRLPARGRSVIHDLGCGTGSMGRWLAPQLTGTQHWVMYDRDAQLLAHAAADRPDMAADGAHVTIETRQRDITRLAAGDLADAQLITASALLDTMTADELDRFVTTCAEAGCPVLVTISVVGRVDLTPSDPLDEHIAGAFNAHQRRTVGGRRLLGPDAVDATVGAFTRFGADVHVRPSPWRLDATDAALPVEWFTGWVGAACEQRPELGALAASYARRRLAEAAAGRLGVTVHHQDLLVLSR; from the coding sequence GTGACCGCAGCGACGGTCGGGGTGAGTCCACAATGGCTGCAGTTGCGGGAGCCGGCCGACGCCGCGGCGCGTGCGGTCGAGTTGGTCGAACAGGTCCGGCAGCGGCTGCCGGCGCGCGGCCGATCGGTCATTCACGACCTCGGCTGCGGTACGGGGTCGATGGGCCGCTGGCTCGCCCCGCAGCTGACCGGGACACAGCACTGGGTCATGTACGACCGGGATGCGCAGCTACTCGCCCATGCTGCCGCCGACCGGCCGGACATGGCCGCCGACGGGGCCCACGTCACCATCGAGACCCGGCAGCGCGACATCACGCGGCTGGCCGCTGGTGATCTGGCCGACGCTCAGCTGATCACCGCGTCAGCCCTGCTCGACACCATGACCGCCGACGAGCTGGACCGGTTCGTGACGACCTGCGCCGAGGCAGGCTGTCCGGTCCTGGTGACCATCTCCGTCGTCGGACGCGTCGACCTCACGCCGTCCGACCCGCTTGACGAGCACATTGCCGGCGCGTTCAACGCCCACCAACGTCGCACCGTCGGCGGCCGGCGCCTGCTCGGCCCGGACGCGGTCGACGCAACCGTCGGCGCGTTCACCCGGTTCGGCGCCGACGTGCATGTCCGCCCCAGCCCGTGGCGGCTCGACGCCACCGATGCGGCCCTGCCGGTGGAGTGGTTCACCGGCTGGGTGGGCGCAGCGTGCGAGCAGCGACCCGAGTTGGGCGCCCTCGCCGCGTCGTATGCTCGACGCCGGCTCGCCGAGGCGGCGGCCGGTCGACTTGGCGTCACGGTGCACCACCAGGACCTGCTGGTCCTCTCTCGATGA
- a CDS encoding 6-carboxytetrahydropterin synthase, translated as MFSVTVRDHMMIAHSLRGEVFGPAQRLHGATFLIDATFRRATLDADNIVVDIGRATEELRAVVAQLTLRNLDDEAAFAGMNTSTEALAQVVADRLAERVRAGALGDGALGLAGITVTLHESHVAWASYERAL; from the coding sequence ATGTTCAGTGTGACCGTCCGTGATCACATGATGATCGCTCACAGCCTCCGTGGTGAGGTGTTCGGACCCGCCCAACGCCTGCACGGGGCCACTTTCCTCATCGACGCGACATTCCGGCGGGCGACTCTCGACGCCGACAACATCGTCGTCGACATCGGACGGGCGACCGAGGAGTTGCGCGCCGTGGTAGCTCAGCTGACGCTTCGCAACCTCGACGACGAAGCCGCGTTCGCGGGCATGAACACCTCCACCGAGGCACTGGCCCAGGTGGTCGCCGATCGACTCGCCGAGCGGGTGCGAGCCGGTGCTCTCGGTGACGGCGCCCTGGGACTGGCAGGGATCACGGTCACCTTGCACGAATCCCACGTCGCGTGGGCCAGTTACGAGCGAGCGCTGTGA
- a CDS encoding dehydrogenase, giving the protein MRTDARAFWVREPGVGEIRPTPLSEPGPGDVVVRTLRSGLSRGTETLVFRGGVPASQAAVMRAPFQEGEFPGPVKYGYLNVGVVEHGPAELRGRRVFCLFPHQTAYVVPAGATTVVPDEVPSARAVLAGTVETAVNAVWDAAPLLGDRITVVGAGMVGCCVARLLSKFPRVRVTLVDIDSSRADVAAALGVDFALPAEAADGCDLVVHASATSAGLQRSLDLLAPEGTVIELSWYGDAEVRVSLGGAFHSGRLGIRASQVGMVSTARRGRRSASERLALALDLLRDPAFDALITGVSRFDELPDVMTRLADGSLPGLCHTLTYGEG; this is encoded by the coding sequence GTGAGGACTGACGCACGTGCGTTCTGGGTACGTGAACCCGGCGTGGGCGAAATCCGGCCGACGCCGCTAAGCGAGCCGGGTCCCGGCGACGTCGTCGTGCGCACGTTGCGTTCCGGTCTGAGCCGCGGCACCGAGACGCTGGTGTTTCGTGGCGGTGTCCCGGCGAGCCAGGCTGCCGTGATGCGGGCACCCTTCCAGGAGGGCGAGTTCCCGGGACCGGTCAAGTACGGGTACCTGAACGTCGGCGTGGTCGAACACGGTCCGGCCGAGCTGCGTGGCCGCAGAGTCTTCTGCCTGTTTCCGCACCAGACCGCCTACGTGGTACCGGCCGGGGCCACGACCGTCGTGCCCGATGAGGTGCCGTCTGCGCGTGCGGTACTCGCCGGCACCGTCGAGACGGCCGTCAATGCCGTGTGGGATGCGGCTCCGCTCCTCGGCGACCGGATCACGGTCGTCGGCGCCGGCATGGTCGGCTGCTGCGTAGCGCGCCTGCTCTCCAAGTTCCCCAGGGTCCGAGTCACCCTTGTCGACATCGACTCCTCACGGGCCGACGTCGCGGCCGCGCTCGGTGTCGACTTCGCGCTGCCCGCCGAGGCCGCCGACGGCTGTGACCTCGTCGTCCACGCCAGCGCGACGTCTGCCGGGCTGCAGAGGTCGCTGGACCTCCTCGCCCCGGAGGGCACCGTCATCGAGCTCAGTTGGTACGGGGACGCGGAGGTCCGCGTCTCACTCGGCGGGGCCTTCCACTCCGGGCGATTGGGCATTCGCGCCAGCCAGGTCGGCATGGTGTCCACGGCCCGGCGTGGACGTCGCAGTGCTTCCGAGCGGCTGGCGCTGGCCCTGGATCTGCTGCGCGATCCGGCCTTCGACGCGCTGATCACGGGGGTGTCCCGCTTCGACGAGCTGCCCGATGTCATGACCCGGCTCGCGGATGGGAGCTTGCCCGGGCTCTGTCACACGTTGACCTACGGTGAAGGGTGA
- a CDS encoding HAD-IA family hydrolase, with protein sequence MTRAAQVCLFDMDGVVRHWDPRHAVEAEAACGLPVGTLRTVAFSVPEYEASLRGEITYAEWCSATKRELAAQYPRSTAVPAVDRWQADKGVVDPEVVALIRLTRRLVPVGLLSNAHDALSSDLRYLGLDGLFDVVICSAEVGLVKPDLAVYRESARRFDVSPADCFFTDDTMDNVLAARQAGIDAELFTDAASLATRLESRLSLLRVAEYGNARVRSVGRAEGEAGED encoded by the coding sequence ATGACGCGAGCTGCCCAAGTGTGTCTGTTCGACATGGATGGGGTTGTCCGGCATTGGGATCCGCGTCATGCGGTGGAGGCGGAGGCTGCGTGCGGCCTGCCTGTGGGCACTCTTCGTACCGTGGCATTCTCGGTACCGGAATACGAGGCCAGTCTGCGTGGCGAGATCACGTACGCGGAGTGGTGTTCCGCGACCAAGCGCGAACTCGCCGCGCAGTACCCGCGCTCCACCGCCGTGCCCGCCGTTGACAGGTGGCAGGCTGACAAGGGCGTGGTTGATCCTGAGGTCGTTGCGTTGATTCGCCTGACACGTCGGCTCGTACCCGTCGGGTTGTTGTCGAACGCACACGACGCCCTGTCGTCCGATCTTCGATACCTGGGTCTGGACGGACTCTTCGACGTGGTCATCTGCTCGGCCGAAGTTGGATTGGTCAAGCCCGATCTTGCCGTGTATCGAGAGAGCGCCCGCAGGTTCGACGTGTCACCAGCTGACTGCTTCTTCACCGATGACACCATGGACAACGTCCTGGCGGCTCGGCAGGCCGGCATCGACGCCGAGCTCTTCACAGACGCAGCAAGTCTCGCGACACGACTCGAGAGCCGGCTGTCTCTCCTGCGTGTCGCAGAGTACGGAAATGCGAGGGTCCGGTCTGTAGGGCGTGCGGAGGGCGAAGCCGGTGAGGACTGA
- a CDS encoding methyltransferase domain-containing protein, protein MRASEIRALAGRAGIAPGVSVLDLCCGVAGPGRFITRELGCRYLGVDLSASAIDIARESTGDLPCRFEVSQIPPVPPGTFDVVLLFETMLAFPEKETLLKEVSLALRTGGRFAVTVEAGPPLTEAERESMPDADTVWPTPLPEVLACLEGVGLAVRWQEDCSRSHLAVADSLINAFAADATDIAARIGTRALEELLAAHRLWSDWLREGRIRKIAVVAEKAELPA, encoded by the coding sequence ATGCGCGCCTCCGAGATCCGGGCGCTGGCGGGCCGGGCCGGCATCGCACCCGGGGTCTCCGTACTGGACCTGTGCTGCGGCGTAGCCGGGCCAGGACGGTTCATCACTCGGGAGCTGGGTTGCCGCTATCTCGGGGTGGACCTCAGCGCCAGCGCCATCGACATCGCACGCGAGAGCACGGGCGACCTTCCGTGTCGGTTCGAGGTCTCGCAGATACCTCCTGTCCCTCCCGGCACGTTCGACGTGGTGCTCCTGTTCGAGACCATGCTTGCCTTTCCCGAGAAGGAGACGCTGCTCAAGGAAGTGTCCCTGGCGCTCAGGACGGGCGGTCGGTTCGCCGTCACCGTGGAAGCGGGACCACCCCTCACCGAGGCAGAGCGCGAGAGCATGCCGGATGCCGACACTGTCTGGCCCACCCCGCTACCGGAGGTGCTGGCGTGCTTGGAGGGAGTGGGGCTGGCCGTCCGGTGGCAGGAAGACTGCAGTCGGTCCCACCTCGCCGTCGCGGACTCGTTGATCAACGCCTTCGCCGCCGACGCTACGGACATCGCCGCCCGGATCGGCACCCGAGCGCTCGAGGAGTTGCTGGCCGCCCATCGGCTCTGGAGCGACTGGCTGCGGGAAGGGCGGATCCGCAAGATCGCCGTCGTCGCGGAGAAAGCGGAGCTGCCGGCATGA
- a CDS encoding glycosyltransferase yields MTDVHVIVPDGIDDPATPSGGNTYDRRVCRGLVATGWTVHEHLARGSWPRPDVTAERALTRTVAGIPDGAVVLIDGLIASSVASVLVPETRRLRLVILVHMLLGDGSSDDDAPDTEYAVLSAATAVIATSRWTRGQLLARYELRAERVFVAEPGVDLASPAPGTARGGQLLCVAAVQPHKGHDELLAALALIADLSWRCDCVGSLCLDPAFVGRLSRRADADGIGARVHFTGPRTGEELDRAYHAADVLVLASRAETYGMVVTEALARGLPVIATAVGGLADALDRTADGRRPGLLVPPGDVSALAGALRSWLQDSALRRRLRLAAAERRRTLTGWSATTECVARVLTRAVTR; encoded by the coding sequence ATGACTGACGTGCACGTGATCGTTCCGGACGGTATCGACGATCCGGCGACGCCGAGCGGCGGCAACACCTATGACCGCCGGGTCTGTCGAGGTCTCGTCGCCACCGGCTGGACCGTGCACGAACATCTGGCTCGCGGCTCATGGCCCCGCCCGGATGTGACGGCGGAGCGTGCGCTGACCCGCACCGTCGCCGGCATCCCGGACGGCGCCGTCGTACTGATCGACGGCCTCATCGCGTCGAGCGTCGCATCCGTGTTGGTACCCGAGACGCGCCGGCTCCGGCTCGTCATCCTCGTCCACATGCTGCTGGGTGACGGTAGCTCAGATGACGACGCGCCAGACACCGAATATGCGGTTCTGTCCGCCGCCACCGCCGTCATCGCGACGAGTCGTTGGACCCGCGGACAGCTACTCGCTCGGTACGAGCTGCGGGCCGAGCGAGTCTTCGTCGCCGAGCCAGGCGTCGACCTTGCCAGCCCGGCGCCTGGTACAGCGAGGGGCGGTCAGCTGCTCTGTGTCGCGGCCGTCCAACCGCACAAGGGACACGACGAGTTGCTTGCCGCACTGGCGCTGATCGCCGACCTGTCGTGGCGCTGCGACTGCGTCGGCTCGCTGTGCCTCGATCCTGCCTTCGTCGGTCGGCTGAGTCGCCGGGCCGACGCCGACGGGATCGGCGCGCGGGTGCACTTCACCGGTCCGCGCACGGGTGAAGAACTCGACCGCGCATACCACGCGGCAGACGTACTCGTCCTCGCGTCGCGTGCCGAGACGTACGGCATGGTCGTCACCGAGGCACTCGCCCGCGGACTGCCGGTCATCGCGACCGCGGTCGGCGGGCTCGCCGATGCGCTCGACCGGACCGCCGACGGCCGCCGCCCGGGACTGCTGGTTCCCCCGGGCGACGTGTCCGCGCTGGCGGGTGCGTTACGCAGCTGGCTGCAGGACTCCGCCCTGCGGCGGCGACTCCGGCTGGCTGCGGCGGAGCGTCGCCGTACCCTGACCGGCTGGTCCGCGACAACGGAGTGCGTCGCGCGCGTACTGACCAGGGCGGTGACCCGATGA
- a CDS encoding CDP-alcohol phosphatidyltransferase family protein, with translation MVRTGPVIALIAQLALLAVLAGTVGLSAVGWLVGAVYGLVVNALLVVGLARSGARVLGSANAVTLFRATLVGGVAALIADSLVRSVSVPMIVVLAAVALLLDAVDGRVARRTRMVSPLGAIFDQEIDAFLILILSVAVARSIGLWVLAIGVARYAYMAAGWLLPWLREPLPPRYWGKVVAATQGIVLTIAVASFLPAPVTVGIVATALVLLAESFGRSVWWLWHDRRSRRTTSVHCVGSSAS, from the coding sequence ATGGTTCGAACCGGCCCGGTGATCGCGCTGATCGCCCAGTTGGCGTTGCTCGCCGTCCTCGCCGGGACCGTCGGACTGAGTGCCGTCGGCTGGCTGGTCGGTGCCGTTTACGGTCTGGTCGTGAACGCCTTGCTGGTCGTGGGACTCGCCCGCTCCGGTGCTAGGGTCCTGGGCTCGGCCAATGCAGTGACGCTCTTCCGGGCCACCCTCGTCGGCGGCGTCGCCGCGCTGATCGCCGACTCCTTAGTCCGGAGCGTGTCGGTCCCGATGATCGTGGTGCTCGCGGCGGTGGCGCTCCTCCTCGACGCGGTGGACGGTCGAGTCGCCCGGCGAACCAGGATGGTGTCGCCGCTCGGTGCAATCTTCGACCAGGAGATCGACGCGTTCCTGATCCTCATCCTGAGTGTCGCCGTCGCCCGTTCGATCGGCCTGTGGGTGCTCGCCATCGGCGTGGCGCGCTACGCGTACATGGCAGCCGGGTGGCTGCTGCCTTGGCTGCGCGAACCACTGCCGCCGCGCTACTGGGGTAAGGTCGTCGCGGCCACCCAGGGCATCGTTCTCACGATCGCCGTCGCGAGTTTCCTGCCCGCGCCGGTGACCGTCGGCATCGTGGCGACGGCGCTGGTTCTGCTCGCCGAGTCATTCGGCCGTAGCGTGTGGTGGCTGTGGCACGACCGCCGTTCACGGCGCACGACCAGCGTTCACTGTGTCGGCAGCAGCGCGAGCTAG